One segment of Ipomoea triloba cultivar NCNSP0323 chromosome 12, ASM357664v1 DNA contains the following:
- the LOC115997987 gene encoding probable protein phosphatase 2C 4, which translates to MGNGIGNLKHCFAGDGGEISRRRHEIAVYISDPMDEGLGHSFCYVRPDPSSKTNPFSDDYSCSSAATSTTGSSITTAFLTISGASISANTSTPLSTALVDLGPYMEKAAAFESSPFFSSIPLQPIPRSSISSVRSGPVPGISGFVSGPVERGFLSGPIERSFTSGPLDIHCDKLHRFKPKSKKSKLVRNFKKLMSNPLYKFGPRDSNPNGSHSNGLSSEGSLVYDEDEEGIEALMAQNVQWAQGKAGEDRVHVVISEEHGLIFVGIYDGFNGPDATDFLLQNLYTNVFKELKGVLWNETKNTTVPLVINHSDVLKGLSEGLRKTERSYLEISDLMLKENPELALMGSCVLVMLMKGTDVYLMNVGDSRAVLGQKRECDHSTGKAIAEEALYKALSDRKHNLHPLQLTVDHSTSVTEEVVRIKKEHPDDASAIKNDRVKGSLKVTRAFGTGFLKNPKWNDAILEAFQIDYVGTSPYINCIPSLQHHRLGPRDKLLILSSDGLFQYFTNEEAISEVETFMSIFSDGDPAQHLIEQVIFKAAKKAGMNFHELLDIPQGQRRMYHDDVCIIVISFDGRIWQSSI; encoded by the exons ATGGGCAACGGGATCGGAAACTTGAAGCACTGTTTCGCCGGAGACGGCGGCGAGATTTCCCGGCGACGCCATGAGATCGCCGTGTATATATCCGATCCTATGGATGAAGGGCTGGGCCATTCTTTCTGCTACGTAAGGCCCGACCCATCGTCCAAAACTAATCCATTCTCCGATGACTACTCCTGCTCTTCCGCCGCCACCAGCACCACCGGTTCTTCCATTACGACGGCGTTTCTCACCATTTCCGGCGCCTCCATCTCCGCCAATACTTCCACCCCGCTCTCCACGGCCCTCGTCGACCTCGGCCCGTACATGGAAAAGGCCGCGGCTTTTGAGAGCTCCCCGTTTTTCTCCTCCATCCCTTTGCAGCCCATTCCCCGGAGTTCCATTTCCTCCGTCCGGTCCGGCCCGGTTCCGGGGATTTCCGGGTTCGTCTCCGGGCCGGTTGAGCGCGGGTTCTTGTCCGGCCCGATAGAGAGGAGCTTCACCTCCGGTCCTCTGGATATTCACTGTGATAAACTCCATAGGTTCAAACCCAAatccaaaaaatcaaaacttgttCGGAATTTCAAGAAACTTATGTCAAACCCTCTATACAAATTCGGGCCAAGAGATTCCAATCCCAATGGGAGTCATAGTAATGGTTTGAGCAGTGAGGGTAGTTTAGTctatgatgaagatgaagaaggcATTGAGGCGTTGATGGCTCAAAATGTGCAGTGGGCTCAGGGGAAAGCAGGGGAGGACAGGGTCCACGTGGTGATCTCCGAGGAACATGGGTTGATTTTCGTGGGGATTTATGATGGTTTTAACGGCCCAGATGCCACAGACTTTTTGCTACAAAACCTCTACACAAATGTCTTCAAGGAACTGAAGGGGGTGCTGTGGAATGAAACCAAGAACACTACTGTTCCATTGGTGATTAACCATTCTGATGTTCTTAAGGGTCTTTCGGAGGGATTGAGGAAGACTGAAAGGAGCTATTTGGAGATATCTGATCTGATGTTGAAGGAGAATCCTGAGTTGGCTTTAATGGGGTCTTGTGTTCTTGTGATGCTGATGAAGGGTACAGATGTGTACTTGATGAATGTTGGAGATAGCAGGGCGGTTTTAGGGCAAAAGAGGGAATGTGATCACTCCACAGGGAAGGCTATAGCTGAGGAGGCCCTGTACAAAGCCCTGTCTGACCGGAAACACAATCTCCATCCTCTGCAACTCACTGTTGATCACAGCACATCTGTTACAGAG GAAGTTGTGAGGATTAAGAAAGAACATCCGGATGATGCTTCAGCAATCAAGAATGATAGAGTGAAGGGATCCTTAAAAGTGACGAGAGCTTTTGGGACAGGCTTTCTGAAAAAT CCAAAATGGAACGATGCGATTCTCGAGGCCTTCCAGATCGACTACGTTGGAACATCACCCTACATCAACTGCATACCTTCACTGCAACACCACAGGCTAGGTCCAAGGGACAAACTATTGATCTTGTCCTCAGATGGACTTTTCCAGTACTTCACCAATGAAGAAGCTATCTCCGAGGTTGAGACGTTCATGTCTATATTCTCTGATGGAGATCCCGCTCAGCACCTAATCGAACAAGTAATCTTCAAAGCTGCTAAGAAAGCAG GGATGAACTTCCATGAGTTGCTTGATATTCCACAAGGACAGCGGCGAATGTACCATGATGATGTCTGCATCATTGTCATCTCTTTCGATGGAAGGATTTGGCAGTCATCCATCTAA